From the genome of Nerophis ophidion isolate RoL-2023_Sa linkage group LG25, RoL_Noph_v1.0, whole genome shotgun sequence, one region includes:
- the LOC133543046 gene encoding adenosine receptor A1-like, translating to MTALLAQTAPAGTAAVLLATTDPPFNLTLTSARVEVASSQPLAPLCTVCCCGFLNRTFAVAFMVSLAVAIVVGNVITLIVFVQTRQSRTAQGYLKVSLAIADLMVGLLVVPFSIYTEVTMMVSTAPPIWYQGVSTSAASSLGGQGSSFQPCMLIGPVFAGCTFVSISTIFLMTVERSVAILRPLHKDALVTRRRTLLLILLSWTASFLLALAPLIFSGNLILEYNECSRMCNYAPLLLGKQLPPDANILLLFPAFDFTLLGGTLAINIVSFTSIRQYSRRRKLLSEGSLSDGGVVGGAGGRGACPHRPSFSDIKAAKTISILTFAFTASFSPIAVFVLGNVVGYTWCNFSFVAFWILTGNSCCNVIIYSVRDHRFRKGVTLLFRREHFPPTGEEN from the exons ATGACAGCTCTCCTGGCCCAAACTGCTCCCGCTGGGACCGCAGCAGTGCTGCTGGCTACCACGGACCCCCCCTTCAACCTGACTCTGACCTCTGCACGGGTCGAAGTTGCGTCGAGCCAGCCGCTGGCTCCTCTGTGTACAGTCTGCTGCTGCGGCTTTCTCAATCGTACCTTTGCTGTGGCGTTCATGGTCAGCCTGGCTGTGGCCATCGTGGTTGGGAATGTGATCACTCTGATTGTCTTTGTGCAGACCAGACAGTCCAGAACAGCCCAAGGCTACCTGAAAG TGTCTCTGGCCATAGCCGACTTGATGGTGGGCCTCCTGGTGGTCCCCTTCTCCATCTACACCGAGGTCACGATGATGGTCAGCACCGCGCCTCCCATTTGGTACCAGGGGGTCTCGACATCTGCAGCTTCCTCTCTCGGTGGCCAGGGGAGCTCCTTCCAGCCGTGCATGCTGATCGGGCCGGTGTTCGCTGGCTGCACCTTCGTCTCCATCAGCACCATTTTCCTCATGACCGTGGAGCGGAGCGTCGCCATCCTGCGGCCGCTCCACAAGGACGCCTTGGTGACGCGGCGGAGGACTCTGCTCCTAATCCTGCTTTCTTGGACCGCCAGCTTCCTCCTGGCACTGGCGCCCCTCATCTTCAGCGGCAATTTAATTTTGGAGTACAACGAGTGCAGCCGGATGTGCAACTACGCCCCGCTGCTGCTCGGCAAACAGCTGCCGCCCGACGCCAACATCTTGCTGCTGTTCCCGGCGTTTGACTTCACCCTTCTTGGCGGGACGCTGGCAATTAACATTGTGTCTTTCACAAGCATCCGGCAGTACTCCAGGAGACGCAAACTGCTCTCGGAGGGCAGTTTGAGTGACGGGGGAGTCGTCGGCGGAGCAGGAGGAAGAGGGGCTTGTCCTCACAGACCCTCCTTTTCCGACATTAAGGCTGCTAAGACTATCAGCATATTAACATTTGCCTTCACTGCCTCCTTCTCGCCCATTGCTGTGTTTGTGCTGGGGAACGTGGTGGGCTACACCTGGTGCAACTTCTCCTTCGTTGCCTTCTGGATTCTAACAGGAAACAGTTGTTGCAACGTCATCATCTACAGCGTCAGGGACCACCGCTTTCGCAAGGGGGTGACCCTGCTCTTTCGGCGTGAACACTTCCCCCCAACAGGGGAGGAAAACTGA